Proteins encoded within one genomic window of Microbacterium sp. zg-B185:
- a CDS encoding lysophospholipase, with product MVVFRRAAMRGASSPALLLGVKAALTVISAALAVVLSALTVFSLRIARRVVTPAVRVADTRILSLDTAAQTITLARTPDTELPGRYGLFTDGTESYVKLGSVLAEDATSVKRKLLTHIGTQTRISPDAAFSGWYYDQPGELHLPFTAELIGSSVGPCPAWLFPAGDGEVWVIQVHGRGTTRAECLRAVPVFHALGITSLVVSYRNDGEAPRSRTGTYALGATEWRDVDAAVGFARRRGARRIILMGWSMGGAIALQLELNSAHREAIAGLILESPVVDWRAVLGYQAKLMRLPAAVTGIAIGALKTEWATPMTGVGAAIPFDRLDVVARASELRHPILILHSDDDGFVPSDASHDLALARPDLVEMQVFEVARHTKLWNYDQERWSQSIRGWLERQGLTAS from the coding sequence ATGGTCGTCTTCAGGCGCGCCGCGATGCGCGGTGCCTCTTCTCCCGCACTCCTTCTCGGAGTCAAGGCCGCGCTCACCGTGATCAGCGCCGCCTTGGCCGTCGTGCTCTCCGCGCTCACGGTGTTTTCCCTGCGCATCGCACGCCGCGTCGTCACGCCGGCCGTGCGGGTGGCGGACACCCGGATCCTCTCGCTGGACACCGCGGCCCAGACCATCACCCTGGCCCGCACACCGGACACCGAGCTGCCGGGCAGATACGGCCTCTTCACCGATGGCACCGAGAGCTACGTCAAGCTCGGCTCCGTCCTGGCCGAGGACGCCACCAGCGTCAAACGCAAGCTGCTGACCCACATCGGCACGCAGACCCGCATCTCACCGGATGCGGCCTTCAGCGGGTGGTACTACGACCAGCCGGGGGAGTTGCACCTCCCCTTCACCGCAGAGCTCATCGGATCCAGCGTCGGACCGTGTCCGGCGTGGCTGTTCCCCGCCGGCGACGGCGAGGTCTGGGTGATCCAGGTGCACGGGCGCGGCACGACCCGAGCCGAATGCCTCAGGGCGGTACCGGTCTTCCACGCCCTGGGCATCACCTCGCTGGTGGTGTCCTATCGCAACGACGGCGAGGCGCCGCGCAGCCGCACCGGTACGTACGCGCTGGGGGCGACCGAGTGGCGGGACGTCGATGCCGCTGTCGGTTTCGCCCGGCGCCGCGGAGCCCGCCGGATCATCCTGATGGGTTGGTCGATGGGCGGCGCCATCGCCCTGCAGCTCGAGCTGAACTCCGCACACCGCGAAGCGATCGCGGGACTGATCCTGGAGTCCCCGGTCGTGGACTGGCGGGCCGTCCTGGGGTACCAGGCCAAGCTGATGCGGCTCCCCGCCGCCGTCACCGGCATCGCGATCGGCGCGCTGAAGACGGAGTGGGCGACGCCCATGACGGGCGTCGGTGCGGCGATCCCCTTCGACCGTCTGGACGTGGTCGCCCGCGCATCCGAGCTGCGGCATCCGATCCTGATCCTGCACAGCGACGATGACGGCTTCGTCCCGTCGGACGCGTCCCACGACCTCGCGCTGGCACGGCCGGATCTGGTCGAGATGCAGGTCTTCGAGGTGGCGCGCCACACGAAGCTGTGGAACTACGACCAGGAGCGGTGGAGTCAGAGCATCCGCGGTTGGCTGGAGCGTCAGGGACTGACCGCGTCCTGA
- a CDS encoding SufE family protein, with translation MTTHVLPDSLAEIRDEFLELPEADRLQLLLEFSNELPAVPSRFDEHPELRERVAECQSPVYIVIDVDDDGTVAMHATAPKEAPTTRGFASILVQGITGLTADQVLAIPDDFPQSIGLTRAVSPLRIAGMSGMLRRAKRQVAAKRAA, from the coding sequence ATGACCACGCACGTTCTGCCCGACTCTCTCGCGGAGATCCGCGACGAGTTCCTCGAGCTGCCTGAAGCCGACCGCCTGCAGCTACTGCTGGAATTCTCCAACGAGCTGCCCGCCGTACCGTCTCGGTTCGACGAGCACCCGGAGCTGCGCGAGCGCGTGGCGGAGTGCCAGTCCCCCGTCTACATCGTCATCGATGTGGACGACGATGGCACGGTCGCCATGCACGCCACCGCACCCAAGGAGGCGCCCACCACGCGCGGATTCGCCAGCATCCTGGTCCAGGGCATCACCGGGCTGACGGCCGATCAGGTGCTCGCGATCCCCGACGACTTCCCGCAGAGCATCGGCCTCACCCGGGCCGTCTCCCCGCTGCGCATCGCCGGCATGAGCGGCATGCTCCGGCGTGCCAAGCGCCAGGTCGCCGCCAAGCGCGCTGCCTGA